From a single Calderihabitans maritimus genomic region:
- the xseB gene encoding exodeoxyribonuclease VII small subunit: MAEIKDLTFEQALERLEKIVRALETGNLSLEDSLQHFEEGIKLIKFCNHKLEAAERKVSLLVEKADGELVLEAFQEQKEDGVKE, from the coding sequence TTGGCAGAAATAAAGGATTTGACTTTTGAACAGGCGTTGGAGCGCCTGGAGAAAATAGTTCGGGCTTTAGAAACGGGCAACCTGTCTCTGGAAGATTCCCTGCAGCATTTTGAAGAGGGCATTAAGTTAATTAAATTTTGCAACCATAAATTAGAGGCTGCAGAAAGAAAAGTTTCTCTGCTGGTAGAGAAGGCGGACGGTGAACTCGTCTTAGAAGCTTTCCAGGAGCAGAAAGAGGATGGTGTAAAAGAGTAG
- a CDS encoding polyprenyl synthetase family protein, whose amino-acid sequence MDLQAYFAERIRLINDALDQYLPPENQPPVTIHQAMRYSVFAGGKRLRPILCMAAAEAVGGRTDRVVPAACALELIHTYSLIHDDLPAMDDDDYRRGKLTCHKVFGEAIAILAGDALLTYAFTLLAQQVKMVDISAEAALKVIEEISRAAGTGGMIGGQVMDLQAEEVQVDGDTLESIHKRKTGALISTSVRVGAMLAGAEEPELFFLAEYADNLGLAFQITDDILDLEGEEKKMGKRVGSDLKKKKATYPAFYGIERSKSIAREKVNRALQCLSNFGKEAEPLRMIARFLLNREY is encoded by the coding sequence GTGGACTTGCAGGCATATTTTGCAGAGCGAATTAGGCTCATAAATGATGCGCTGGATCAATACCTACCTCCTGAAAACCAACCTCCAGTCACCATTCACCAGGCGATGCGATACAGTGTTTTTGCCGGAGGAAAGCGATTGCGTCCCATCCTTTGTATGGCGGCGGCAGAAGCGGTAGGGGGCAGAACAGACAGAGTAGTGCCGGCTGCCTGCGCCCTGGAGTTAATCCATACTTATTCACTAATTCATGATGATTTGCCGGCTATGGATGATGACGACTATCGTCGAGGCAAGTTGACATGTCACAAAGTGTTCGGGGAAGCCATAGCCATACTGGCCGGTGATGCCCTTTTAACCTATGCCTTTACGCTGTTAGCGCAGCAGGTTAAAATGGTGGATATCAGTGCCGAGGCTGCTCTTAAGGTTATAGAGGAAATTTCCCGGGCGGCAGGTACTGGCGGGATGATCGGCGGCCAGGTCATGGATCTTCAGGCGGAAGAAGTTCAGGTAGACGGGGATACCTTAGAAAGTATTCATAAACGGAAGACAGGAGCCCTGATAAGTACGTCCGTCAGGGTGGGAGCTATGCTGGCAGGTGCAGAAGAGCCTGAACTGTTCTTCTTGGCGGAATACGCAGACAACCTAGGTTTGGCTTTCCAAATAACTGATGATATACTTGATTTAGAAGGGGAAGAGAAGAAGATGGGCAAGCGGGTAGGTAGTGATTTGAAAAAGAAGAAGGCTACTTACCCCGCTTTCTACGGGATTGAGAGGTCCAAATCTATAGCCCGGGAAAAAGTGAACCGCGCGCTGCAATGCCTTTCCAATTTCGGGAAGGAAGCAGAACCGCTGCGGATGATTGCTCGTTTTTTGCTGAATAGAGAGTACTAG
- a CDS encoding heavy metal-binding domain-containing protein → MIITTTPNIEGRTIKNYLGVVSGEAIMGANVVRDLFASITDIVGGRSGAYETKLMQAREIALKEMAERARHLRANAVVGVDLDYEVVREGMLMVTASGTAVEVE, encoded by the coding sequence ATGATCATTACCACCACACCCAATATTGAGGGACGCACCATTAAGAACTACCTAGGTGTGGTCTCCGGGGAAGCTATTATGGGGGCTAACGTTGTCCGGGATCTCTTTGCCAGCATTACTGACATAGTCGGGGGACGGTCCGGGGCCTATGAGACCAAGCTTATGCAAGCGCGGGAGATTGCCCTGAAAGAGATGGCGGAACGAGCCCGCCACCTAAGGGCCAACGCCGTTGTCGGGGTGGACCTGGATTATGAGGTAGTGAGGGAAGGAATGCTTATGGTTACCGCCAGCGGCACGGCGGTGGAGGTGGAGTAA
- the nuoE gene encoding NADH-quinone oxidoreductase subunit NuoE produces the protein MSVKCCNQQKKKPKDPDIEKLIQKYRETDGGLIPLLQETQDIKGYLPREVLEQIAEGMKISLAKVCGVATFYAQFSLKPKGRNTIRVCTGTACHVRGGRDILETIGKQLKIPDGGTTEDRRFTLETVACVGACSLAPVVVINHDTHGQVTPEQIPCILDQYT, from the coding sequence ATGTCCGTAAAATGTTGTAACCAGCAAAAAAAGAAGCCAAAGGACCCGGATATAGAAAAGCTTATCCAAAAGTACCGGGAAACCGACGGCGGCCTTATTCCCCTTTTGCAGGAAACCCAGGATATTAAAGGTTATCTTCCCCGAGAGGTCTTGGAACAGATTGCCGAAGGAATGAAAATTTCTCTGGCCAAAGTTTGCGGCGTCGCTACTTTCTATGCCCAGTTTTCCCTTAAGCCTAAGGGACGCAATACAATCCGGGTCTGCACAGGAACGGCCTGTCATGTGAGAGGCGGGCGGGATATTCTTGAAACCATTGGGAAACAGTTAAAGATACCGGACGGCGGTACTACCGAAGATCGGCGCTTCACTCTGGAAACGGTAGCCTGTGTGGGAGCCTGTAGCCTGGCGCCGGTAGTGGTCATTAACCATGATACCCACGGACAGGTAACTCCGGAGCAAATCCCCTGTATTCTCGACCAGTATACGTAG
- the fdhF gene encoding formate dehydrogenase subunit alpha: protein MDKVRVIINGEEYTVRRGSTILKAAEANGIDIPTLCYEEGLPAPGNCRLCVVEVKGARKLLSACTTPVQEGMEIFTESEKVVEARKEILRLLLANHDLRCLTCAKNGDCRLQDYCFRYRVEDTPYRGDQKKYPVDTSNPFFIRDYSKCIVCGKCVYVCAEINGAHVYDFMERGFNTKVTSAYDDSLTETTCTFCGMCVNVCPVAALVEKSAVWAARPWEIKKVTTTCPYCGVGCQLKLKVHDNRIVGVTKDKSGSNMGHLCVKGQFGWDFVHSPDRLTQPMIRKSGELEPVSWEEALDYATRRLKEIVKRYGPDAVAGISSAKCTNEENYLFQKFMRAVIGTNNVDHCARLUHSSTVAGLATAFGSGAMTNSINELLQTEVILLIGSNTTEAHPVTGYRIKQAVKDGAKLIVADPRKIELVRYADIWLRLRPGSNVALLNGLAHVILREGLWDKKFVEERSEGFEEWQESIRKYTPELVEKHTGIPAQDIVAAAHLFGKADRATIVYAMGITQYTSGTNNVLAIANLAMLTGNVGREGTGVAPLRGQNNVQGACDVGCLPNYFPSYQPVEDPEVRRIFEEGWGAKLPRHNGYTVTEMFEAAARGKVKAMYIMGENPVLSDPDARHVVEALERLDFLLVQDIFMTETAEKAHVVLPAASFAEKDGTFTNTERRIQRVRKAIEPPGESKADWEIIQLLARKLGADWNYPHPKNIMTEIARFTPIYGGISYDRLEEKGIQWPCPHPDHPGTKFLHAEKFSRGKGRFHVVEYLPPAEVPDEEYPLWLSTGRMLYHFHTGSMSRRSKGLHEIHSEELAMIHPKDAQKYRVQDGDTIQVVSRRGKVKTKVQVTDHVPSGTVFMTFHFRETPTNQLTNTATDPICKIPELKACAIKIEPV, encoded by the coding sequence ATGGATAAGGTAAGGGTAATCATTAACGGAGAAGAATATACCGTTCGCCGCGGGAGTACCATCCTTAAGGCTGCAGAAGCCAACGGTATTGATATTCCTACCCTTTGCTATGAAGAGGGACTACCCGCTCCCGGCAACTGCCGCCTCTGTGTAGTAGAAGTAAAAGGGGCCAGGAAACTGCTGTCGGCCTGCACCACGCCGGTACAGGAGGGTATGGAGATATTCACAGAATCGGAAAAGGTCGTGGAGGCCCGAAAGGAGATTCTCCGGCTACTTCTGGCCAATCACGACCTCCGCTGTCTTACCTGTGCCAAAAATGGCGATTGCCGTCTGCAGGATTACTGTTTTCGTTACCGGGTAGAGGATACTCCCTACCGGGGAGACCAGAAAAAATACCCGGTAGATACTTCCAACCCCTTCTTCATCCGGGATTACAGCAAGTGTATCGTCTGCGGCAAATGCGTCTATGTCTGCGCAGAAATTAACGGTGCTCATGTATATGACTTTATGGAAAGAGGATTTAATACCAAAGTTACGTCAGCCTACGACGATAGCCTGACGGAAACCACCTGCACCTTCTGCGGCATGTGTGTCAACGTATGTCCGGTAGCTGCCTTGGTAGAAAAGTCGGCCGTATGGGCGGCGCGTCCCTGGGAAATTAAGAAGGTTACCACCACCTGTCCCTACTGTGGAGTAGGTTGCCAATTAAAACTTAAGGTGCATGATAACCGCATAGTAGGAGTAACCAAGGATAAATCCGGGTCCAATATGGGCCATCTGTGCGTTAAAGGGCAGTTCGGCTGGGATTTTGTTCATTCTCCCGACCGCCTTACTCAACCCATGATCCGGAAAAGCGGTGAACTGGAGCCGGTATCCTGGGAAGAAGCACTGGACTACGCCACCCGCCGCCTGAAAGAGATCGTAAAGCGCTACGGCCCCGACGCTGTAGCCGGTATTTCCTCGGCTAAATGCACCAACGAAGAAAATTATCTCTTTCAAAAATTTATGCGGGCAGTGATAGGTACGAATAATGTGGATCATTGCGCCCGTCTCTGACACAGCTCCACCGTGGCCGGTCTGGCCACCGCTTTTGGCAGTGGAGCAATGACCAATTCCATTAATGAACTTCTTCAGACGGAAGTGATCCTGCTCATCGGTTCCAATACCACCGAAGCCCACCCGGTAACCGGCTACCGCATCAAACAGGCGGTAAAAGACGGTGCCAAACTGATTGTAGCCGATCCTCGAAAAATTGAACTGGTGCGTTATGCCGACATCTGGTTGCGCCTGCGGCCGGGAAGCAATGTGGCCCTACTAAACGGCCTGGCTCATGTCATCCTGCGGGAGGGCCTGTGGGACAAAAAGTTTGTGGAGGAAAGAAGCGAGGGGTTCGAGGAATGGCAGGAATCAATTCGCAAGTACACCCCCGAGCTGGTGGAAAAACATACCGGCATCCCGGCCCAGGACATTGTGGCCGCCGCCCACCTCTTTGGGAAGGCCGACAGGGCTACCATCGTCTATGCCATGGGTATTACCCAGTATACCTCTGGTACCAATAACGTGCTGGCTATTGCCAACCTGGCCATGCTGACCGGGAATGTGGGCCGGGAAGGTACCGGGGTTGCTCCTCTGCGGGGCCAAAATAATGTGCAGGGGGCATGTGACGTGGGCTGCCTTCCCAACTACTTTCCTTCTTACCAGCCTGTGGAAGATCCGGAGGTGCGCCGGATATTTGAAGAAGGCTGGGGAGCAAAACTGCCGCGGCATAACGGCTATACCGTCACCGAAATGTTTGAAGCGGCTGCCCGCGGTAAGGTAAAAGCCATGTACATCATGGGAGAAAACCCGGTACTGTCCGACCCCGACGCCAGGCATGTGGTGGAAGCCCTGGAACGCTTGGACTTTTTGCTGGTACAGGACATCTTTATGACCGAAACGGCGGAAAAGGCCCACGTGGTTCTCCCAGCCGCGTCTTTTGCCGAAAAGGACGGTACATTCACCAACACCGAACGGAGAATTCAGAGGGTAAGGAAGGCCATTGAGCCCCCGGGAGAGAGCAAAGCCGATTGGGAGATAATACAGCTATTGGCCCGGAAACTGGGAGCCGATTGGAACTACCCTCACCCCAAAAACATTATGACAGAGATCGCTCGCTTTACCCCTATCTACGGCGGTATCAGCTACGATCGCCTGGAAGAAAAAGGAATCCAGTGGCCCTGCCCCCATCCGGACCACCCGGGGACCAAATTCCTGCATGCAGAGAAGTTCTCCCGAGGCAAAGGGCGTTTTCACGTGGTGGAATACCTGCCCCCGGCGGAAGTGCCGGACGAAGAATATCCCCTGTGGCTCAGTACCGGGCGCATGCTATACCATTTTCATACCGGCAGCATGAGCCGACGTTCCAAGGGGCTGCATGAAATCCATTCAGAAGAGCTAGCCATGATCCACCCGAAAGATGCCCAAAAATACCGCGTACAAGACGGGGATACCATTCAAGTAGTCTCCCGGCGGGGCAAAGTAAAAACCAAAGTACAGGTTACGGACCATGTGCCGTCCGGAACGGTGTTTATGACCTTCCACTTCCGGGAAACCCCGACCAACCAGCTAACCAACACCGCCACCGACCCCATATGCAAGATACCTGAGCTCAAAGCCTGCGCCATAAAAATTGAGCCGGTTTAA
- a CDS encoding TlyA family RNA methyltransferase, with translation MGKKNKERLDVLLVRRDFFPSREKAKRSVMAGLVLVDGERVDKPGTPVPLDAEIRILGEAVPYVSRGGLKLEKALREFNISLQGKVVLDIGASTGGFTDCALQHGAQKVIAVDVGYGQLAWKLRQDPRVINMERTNVRYLQPEQLPELPEVITVDVSFISLALVLPVAAELLKTGGIIIALVKPQFEAGREKVGKRGVVRDPQVHREVLQKIISTAQELNLALAGITFSPLKGPEGNIEYLLLLQKNGRSIPEDPVSLINSVVDQAWKELKT, from the coding sequence GTGGGGAAAAAGAATAAGGAACGGCTTGACGTCCTGCTGGTTAGGCGGGACTTTTTTCCTAGTAGGGAAAAGGCAAAGCGCTCTGTCATGGCAGGATTAGTACTGGTAGATGGAGAGAGGGTAGATAAACCGGGCACTCCGGTGCCGCTAGACGCGGAAATCCGCATCCTGGGGGAAGCCGTACCCTATGTCAGCCGGGGAGGACTCAAACTGGAAAAAGCTCTCCGGGAGTTTAATATTTCGCTGCAAGGAAAAGTCGTCTTAGATATAGGGGCTTCTACCGGCGGGTTTACCGACTGCGCCTTGCAGCACGGGGCTCAAAAAGTTATAGCGGTCGATGTAGGATACGGTCAGCTGGCTTGGAAGTTGCGCCAGGATCCCCGGGTAATCAATATGGAAAGAACCAATGTGCGTTATTTGCAGCCGGAACAGCTGCCGGAATTACCTGAGGTAATTACGGTGGACGTTTCTTTCATATCCCTGGCTTTAGTCCTGCCGGTGGCCGCTGAGTTATTGAAAACAGGTGGAATTATTATAGCTCTGGTAAAACCCCAGTTTGAAGCGGGAAGGGAAAAGGTGGGCAAGCGAGGAGTAGTGCGAGATCCCCAGGTGCACCGGGAAGTGTTGCAAAAGATTATATCCACGGCGCAAGAGTTAAACCTGGCCTTGGCTGGAATCACCTTTTCCCCGCTCAAAGGACCGGAGGGCAACATAGAGTACCTGTTGCTTTTACAAAAAAATGGGCGATCTATCCCGGAGGATCCCGTAAGCCTGATTAATTCTGTGGTGGACCAGGCCTGGAAGGAACTGAAAACCTAA
- the dxs gene encoding 1-deoxy-D-xylulose-5-phosphate synthase, producing the protein MGRILDGINGPKDVKKLTLSQLEQLAGEIRSEMIATVARTGGHIAPNLGVVELTLALHFTFDSPKDKFIWDVGHQCYVHKLLTGRREKFDSLRQYGGISGFPKREESPHDAFNTGHSSTSISAAVGMALAREKRGEKYEVVAIIGDGALTGGMAFEALNHAGHLGIDLIVILNDNEMSIASNVGALSSYLSRLRTDPMYFKGKEEFETLLRKVPHIGPRVVKVAERVKDSLKYLVVPGMLFEELGFTYLGPIDGHNIAAMNSVFKRAKSIRGPVLIHVITKKGKGYRPAEENPDTFHGIGPFDIRTGSPIRKNGPPSYTSVFGNTLVQLAREDERIIGITAAMPNGTGLDIFAKEFPARFYDVGIAEQHAVTLAAGMAVEGFKPVVAIYSTFLQRAYDQILHDVCLQNLPVVFAIDRAGIVGEDGETHQGLFDFSYLRSIPNMTVMAPKDENELRHMLATAITFDGPIALRYPRGSGTGVRLDQEVKPLPVGKAEVLREGQHIVILAIGRPVYDALAAAEELASLGIEAGVINCRFVKPLDEELIKAVARKVKRIVTVEEHVLAGGFGSAVLELLARERINDREVLCLGIPDEFVPQGKADILRAKYGLTAEGIKKAILSRFPVQVSYHKTARGQA; encoded by the coding sequence ATGGGTCGGATTCTGGACGGGATTAACGGCCCAAAGGACGTCAAGAAATTAACCCTGTCGCAGCTGGAACAACTGGCCGGAGAGATTCGGTCGGAAATGATCGCTACGGTTGCCCGGACCGGAGGACACATTGCTCCCAACCTGGGGGTCGTGGAACTGACTCTGGCCTTGCATTTCACTTTTGATTCTCCTAAAGACAAGTTTATCTGGGACGTTGGGCATCAGTGCTATGTGCATAAGTTACTGACCGGCCGGCGCGAGAAATTTGATAGTCTTCGGCAATATGGCGGAATAAGCGGTTTTCCGAAAAGGGAAGAAAGTCCCCATGACGCTTTCAATACGGGGCATAGCAGCACTTCCATTTCGGCGGCGGTGGGCATGGCTTTAGCCCGCGAAAAACGGGGAGAAAAATACGAGGTAGTAGCGATAATAGGAGACGGTGCTTTAACCGGTGGCATGGCTTTTGAAGCCCTCAATCACGCGGGACACCTGGGAATTGACCTCATAGTTATATTGAATGACAATGAGATGTCTATTGCCAGCAACGTGGGAGCTCTATCCTCCTACTTGTCCCGTCTCCGTACCGACCCGATGTATTTTAAGGGGAAAGAAGAGTTTGAGACATTGCTGCGCAAAGTGCCGCATATTGGCCCGCGGGTAGTAAAAGTGGCGGAAAGGGTAAAAGATTCGCTCAAGTATCTGGTAGTTCCGGGGATGCTTTTTGAGGAACTGGGCTTCACTTATCTTGGTCCTATTGACGGCCACAATATAGCGGCGATGAATTCCGTATTTAAGCGGGCAAAATCCATCAGAGGGCCAGTGCTGATTCATGTCATCACTAAAAAAGGGAAAGGATATCGTCCCGCGGAAGAAAACCCCGACACTTTTCACGGTATAGGACCCTTTGATATTAGAACGGGTTCTCCAATCCGGAAGAATGGTCCCCCATCGTATACCAGCGTTTTCGGAAACACTTTGGTACAGCTGGCGAGGGAAGACGAGAGAATAATAGGTATCACGGCGGCCATGCCTAACGGCACTGGACTGGACATTTTCGCCAAGGAATTTCCCGCGCGGTTCTATGATGTGGGCATTGCTGAACAGCATGCGGTGACTCTGGCGGCAGGGATGGCGGTCGAAGGATTTAAACCGGTAGTAGCTATTTATTCTACTTTCCTGCAGCGGGCTTATGACCAAATTCTTCATGATGTTTGCCTACAAAATCTTCCTGTAGTTTTTGCTATAGATCGGGCGGGAATTGTCGGCGAGGATGGGGAAACTCACCAGGGACTATTTGATTTTTCTTACCTGCGCAGTATACCTAACATGACGGTAATGGCTCCGAAGGACGAGAATGAGCTTCGCCATATGTTGGCCACGGCCATAACTTTTGACGGTCCCATAGCGCTCCGGTATCCCAGGGGATCAGGAACGGGTGTTAGATTAGATCAGGAAGTGAAACCGCTGCCCGTGGGCAAAGCGGAAGTTCTGCGGGAAGGTCAGCACATAGTCATCCTAGCTATCGGCCGACCCGTATATGATGCCCTGGCTGCGGCGGAAGAACTGGCCTCTCTGGGAATTGAAGCCGGTGTAATCAACTGTCGCTTCGTGAAACCTTTAGATGAGGAATTAATCAAAGCTGTAGCCCGTAAGGTTAAAAGAATAGTTACCGTGGAAGAACATGTGCTGGCCGGGGGATTCGGCAGTGCGGTTCTCGAACTCTTGGCCAGGGAGAGAATTAACGACAGGGAAGTATTGTGCTTAGGCATTCCCGATGAGTTTGTACCCCAGGGCAAGGCAGATATTCTACGGGCCAAGTATGGCCTGACTGCCGAAGGAATCAAAAAAGCCATTCTGAGCCGGTTTCCGGTACAAGTTTCTTACCATAAGACTGCACGAGGACAGGCCTGA
- the nuoF gene encoding NADH-quinone oxidoreductase subunit NuoF → MGTCGIAAGAKKVWEAISQEIRRQNLDVEVRQTGCLGMCHREVLVEVRIPGQPKVIYGNISPESVKRIVQEHLVEGRIVKDLVVGMEAEKGTLLEGMPLLEENPFWSKQLRLVTRNCGIIDPDSIDDYLKAGGYQSLRRVLAEYTPEEVIAEVKNSGLRGRGGGGFPTGIKWESTRNAVGDRKYVICNADEGDPGAFMDRSILEGDPHAVIEGMIIAAYAVGARDGYIYIRAEYPLAVHRLMRAIDQARERNFLGDNILGSGFNFHLYIKQGAGAFVCGEETALIASIEGNRGMPRPRPPFPATKGLWDRPTNINNVETYANIPVIFRIGASEFASIGTEQSKGTKVFAVTGKVKKTGLVEVPMGITLREIIFDICGGIKDDKKFKAVQIGGPSGGCLPEQHLDLPVDYDSLISAGAMMGSGGLVVLDENTCMVELARYFLQFTRNESCGKCTPCREGLKRLLEILNRIVNGKGEKGDLDRLITLGSVIINTSLCGLGQSAPNPVLSTIRYFRSEYEMHIEKKFCPAGVCKDLTTYRIIEEKCKACSICLKHCPAGAITGEKRTPHRIDPEKCARCGICLEKCPFEAIVRA, encoded by the coding sequence ATGGGCACCTGCGGTATAGCAGCGGGAGCGAAAAAAGTATGGGAAGCTATTTCCCAGGAAATCCGGCGACAAAATTTGGACGTTGAAGTCCGGCAGACCGGGTGTCTGGGAATGTGCCACCGGGAAGTACTGGTGGAAGTAAGAATTCCGGGGCAACCCAAAGTAATTTACGGTAACATCAGCCCGGAAAGCGTAAAGCGCATAGTACAGGAACACCTGGTAGAAGGCAGAATAGTTAAAGACCTAGTGGTAGGAATGGAGGCCGAAAAGGGAACTCTCCTTGAGGGTATGCCTTTACTGGAAGAAAATCCTTTCTGGAGCAAACAGCTCCGTCTGGTCACCAGGAACTGCGGTATCATTGACCCTGATAGCATTGATGACTACCTGAAGGCCGGAGGCTACCAATCGCTGCGCAGGGTGCTGGCAGAATACACGCCCGAAGAAGTAATCGCCGAAGTGAAAAATTCAGGCCTGCGGGGAAGAGGAGGAGGCGGTTTTCCCACCGGCATCAAGTGGGAGTCAACCCGCAATGCAGTAGGAGACCGGAAATATGTGATCTGCAATGCCGATGAGGGAGATCCCGGAGCTTTCATGGACAGGAGCATCCTGGAAGGAGATCCCCATGCCGTCATCGAGGGAATGATTATAGCTGCTTACGCCGTAGGGGCTCGAGACGGGTACATATACATCCGGGCAGAATACCCCCTGGCTGTTCACCGGTTGATGAGAGCAATCGACCAGGCAAGGGAAAGAAATTTTCTTGGTGACAACATCCTGGGTAGCGGCTTCAACTTTCACCTGTATATCAAGCAGGGAGCGGGAGCCTTTGTGTGCGGCGAAGAAACAGCACTCATCGCTTCTATTGAAGGGAACAGAGGCATGCCCCGGCCCCGTCCTCCTTTTCCCGCCACTAAAGGCTTGTGGGACCGACCCACCAACATTAATAACGTGGAAACTTACGCCAATATTCCGGTCATTTTTCGTATCGGGGCATCGGAATTCGCTTCTATAGGAACCGAACAGAGCAAAGGGACTAAAGTCTTCGCCGTAACCGGAAAAGTTAAGAAGACTGGTCTAGTAGAAGTCCCTATGGGAATCACCTTGCGGGAAATTATTTTTGATATATGTGGCGGAATAAAAGACGACAAAAAGTTCAAAGCAGTACAAATCGGCGGGCCTTCAGGGGGCTGCCTGCCCGAACAACACCTAGACCTCCCGGTCGACTACGATTCGCTTATTTCCGCAGGAGCCATGATGGGCTCCGGCGGCTTGGTGGTACTGGACGAAAATACCTGCATGGTGGAACTGGCCCGCTACTTTCTACAGTTCACCCGCAACGAGTCCTGTGGTAAGTGCACCCCCTGCCGGGAAGGATTAAAACGATTATTGGAAATTTTAAATCGTATTGTCAACGGAAAAGGTGAAAAAGGGGACCTAGACCGGCTCATTACCCTGGGGTCCGTTATCATCAATACTTCCCTGTGTGGCCTGGGTCAATCGGCACCCAACCCGGTGCTCAGTACCATCCGCTATTTTCGCTCTGAGTACGAGATGCATATTGAAAAGAAATTCTGTCCCGCCGGGGTATGCAAGGACCTTACCACCTACCGGATAATCGAGGAAAAATGCAAGGCATGCAGCATCTGCCTGAAACATTGTCCGGCAGGAGCCATTACCGGAGAAAAGAGGACACCTCACCGCATTGACCCGGAAAAATGCGCCAGGTGTGGTATATGTTTAGAAAAATGTCCTTTTGAAGCCATTGTTCGAGCATAG
- the xseA gene encoding exodeoxyribonuclease VII large subunit: MLTQQVFTVTEVNRHVRQLLENDQILRDIWVRGEISNFKHHTSGHMYFTLKDDGSALRCVMFRRQNSRLLFQPENGMKVLARGYVSLYERDGLYQLYVQELRADGLGDLHLAFEQLKKKLEAEGLFDSARKRAIPVLPSKIGIVTSTTGAALRDIISVITRRFPNVELIIAPALVQGEEAPAEIAAAIELLNRHGEAEVIIVGRGGGSLEELWAFNTEPVARAIYASRIPVISAVGHQTDFTIADFVADCRAPTPSAAAEMVVPVKEEIRRNLNASFERLRQALQRKLEWGRNRLENLQGRPVMQRPETLLNEARQAVDLWEKELHRQMELRLGERVQVLQRLAGQLNSLSPLAVLERGYAFCREVDSGKIINNSDQVEVGGLVEVTLRRGVLHCRVEEKKEDLHWQK; the protein is encoded by the coding sequence GTGTTAACGCAACAGGTATTTACCGTAACGGAGGTTAATCGTCACGTTAGGCAACTTTTAGAAAACGACCAAATATTGAGAGATATATGGGTGCGCGGTGAAATTTCCAACTTTAAGCACCATACGTCGGGACACATGTACTTTACCTTGAAGGACGACGGTAGCGCCCTGCGCTGCGTGATGTTTCGGCGTCAGAACAGCCGCTTGCTTTTCCAGCCGGAAAATGGGATGAAGGTCCTTGCGCGGGGCTATGTATCTCTTTACGAGCGAGATGGCCTCTATCAGCTTTATGTCCAGGAACTACGGGCCGATGGGCTGGGAGATCTCCATTTGGCCTTCGAACAATTGAAGAAGAAACTGGAAGCAGAGGGTTTGTTTGATTCTGCTCGTAAACGCGCAATACCGGTTTTGCCTAGCAAAATCGGTATTGTTACTTCTACTACTGGGGCTGCCCTGCGGGACATTATTTCCGTTATTACCCGGCGTTTTCCGAATGTTGAACTCATTATTGCTCCTGCCCTGGTACAGGGAGAGGAGGCACCGGCAGAGATTGCCGCTGCTATAGAACTTTTAAATCGTCATGGGGAAGCGGAAGTTATAATAGTAGGACGGGGCGGGGGATCGTTGGAAGAATTGTGGGCATTTAACACTGAGCCGGTGGCACGAGCTATTTATGCCTCACGCATACCGGTCATTTCGGCGGTAGGACATCAAACCGATTTTACCATTGCTGATTTTGTGGCCGACTGCCGGGCGCCTACGCCTTCCGCTGCGGCAGAAATGGTAGTTCCTGTCAAGGAAGAAATTAGAAGAAATCTAAACGCCTCTTTTGAGCGTTTGAGGCAGGCGCTGCAACGAAAGTTGGAGTGGGGCCGGAACAGGTTGGAAAATTTGCAAGGTCGTCCAGTTATGCAGAGGCCGGAGACTCTTCTTAATGAAGCACGCCAGGCGGTTGATTTATGGGAAAAGGAACTCCACCGTCAGATGGAACTCCGGCTTGGCGAAAGGGTGCAGGTTTTGCAGCGATTGGCGGGTCAATTGAACAGTTTAAGTCCCCTGGCGGTATTGGAGCGGGGTTATGCCTTTTGCAGGGAGGTTGACAGCGGAAAGATAATAAATAATAGTGATCAGGTAGAAGTGGGAGGATTAGTGGAGGTTACCCTGCGGCGGGGTGTTCTTCACTGTCGGGTCGAGGAGAAAAAGGAGGATTTACATTGGCAGAAATAA